Genomic window (Vigna radiata var. radiata cultivar VC1973A chromosome 1, Vradiata_ver6, whole genome shotgun sequence):
taagtgaatttcttaaccaaaaataatatactatttattttttacattggaGATAATACTTTTGTTATGAAGTAATATTAAcaggtttttattatttttcgaTTTTTCGTAAATACTGAAAGTTAAGAGATAATTTTGCTTGACAGTGATGTTTTAATTATGCAATGAAAACCAGTTAAAACTTGCAATTTTATTTAGctttattttgtaaaagatgtcttttaaaaaaggttaaaagtggatttagaaagaaatgaaaaaaaaaaaagagaaaaccttaggtataattttattgaaattcaacatgagttaaaatattaaataaaaaaatgttaaataagataagaaaaagaaaacatattttgacaCACTTTATGATAATCTAATACAtccatttttattatgttattataaaaattatatgaaatgagTCAATCGAGTCAACCTAACATTGTCgcaggaagaaaagaaattctaaaatatagaattttaagattttacgttaaaaagtaaagaaattttATACAATCTTCCTGAATCTCTGAGAACAAATTCTATATTTACGGTATGTTGTCTTTGTGTTTGACTATATTCCACCTTTTTTAAGGTACTTTTCACTGGAAATTCTTGTGTAAAGACAGTGACTCTGAACAGAACCCAGAAGCTCAATACCTTAAGTTTTGATATGGTAAGTTTTTATGCaataaatagtatatttaataaactttccttttcttctttaatataCTCTTATAAGTAGggatagataaataaaattgaaatgtacTGTATTACTAAAATCTGTACTGGACTAAAAACTGatttatttaaactaaactGAATTGTAAGGAGGAAAGAATATATATAGTTCTCACAGTTAATTGAACTGAAACTGTTATgaattcagtttttaaaaactgaactatacAATAGTATACTAACTTTTAGTAAAGtagataagttttttttagtataatatagtacagttaattATAGTACAGTACATGttagttatttttgttcaatCCTACTTATAAGAGAAAAACTGATATTAAAGTAATGGTAttatgacacacttttacatttatttaatacatgagtataaagataaaattttcataaaagtataaatttttgtattttttcaaaaaagaatagagtaaaagataaataaaaatagtaccAAATAAACGTAAAAAAAttcagtaaaaaaattataatacgtTCTTTCACTGTATGCAGATTTgtcaaataaaaagatatttacaaATGTACGAGAAAGACCCTTCCGTGAAACTTGTCATATTAAAGGTAACTATTTTACTCTTATACCAAtggttttttctttctatttctcgtttaaattaaataattatgtgataattatttttcattaattaataaaataaaatttctgcTTCATGTAGGCTAATGGAAAAGCCTTTTGTGCTGGTGGTGATATTGTGTCAGCAACCGTGTGTTCACTTGCAGGTACAATTTTCTGTGGCCAaaacttgttaaatttttttaatgatattttggtattaataataaaattatattaattactttatatttatcatttaaaaaattggtGAGTAATTTATATGATATTGATGAGTTGATCTTGTACATGAAAGCAGGACACTGGACCTCTAGTTTGTTCTTTTACAAGAAACTGCTTGCTTTGGTCTATTTAATGGCAACATATGCAAAGCCTACTGTgagtttattaaaattatagatattaattacttattatctaaaattataaatatcattttagtatttaaaattattatatattttaatctttacttttataattttaacgtttcaaataattatgaattagtAACTTAGAAAGCTAAAATGTTTACCAGATAAAATGATAATGTTATAATGTTAGacttaaaatgtatataatatgaatttaagtgttacattaaataaaaatgataatgttgaatattttataaaaataaaatttacaaatttaatattttaatgtttttagttgaaaataattaatattgtaaacTAAATACAttagttttatgtttctttAGTATTAGATTTCTCCATTACTCTCTCTCGAAATACTTGTGAATGGTATCTTGTTCACtcaaacactatttttttttctaaaaaaaaaaagagtttagaGAAAATACagtttaaaaaagatataattaatataaaaatgaaatgaagaggaagaaagagtatgagtttaatttcttttactaataatttaaaaatataagattaatttagtaaatttgaaaaaataatagattatagATTCAACCCTTCTCTTTAATAACTAACAttttcgataaaaaaaaaagaaaaatacaaatatacacATTAAATTGAATATGTATTAACGTTTTCTGAAATCAGGTGTCTCTCATCAATGGAATAGTTATGGGAGCTGGAGCAGGCCTATCCATGAACACGAAGTTTAGGGTTGTCACTGAAAAAGCAGTATGACTtcaattcttaaaattatatatcgtttttgaaataatatttcttacatattataaattttctcagtatatatatatatatatatatatatatatatattcgaatAAAACGTGTAACCTAATTCATTATATGTTTGTAGATATTTGCGATGCCAGAAGTATCCATTGGACATGTTCCAGATGTTGGTagttcatattttctttctagaCTACCAGGCTATTTTGGTAACTAAATATGTTCTTCGTTAATTTTTCcttccaaataaaataaaaaaaattaaaatggaattaatttattaattttgattggaTTTTTAGGTGAGTACATTGGACTGACTGGTGCAAGGCTAGATGGAGCAGAAATGGTAGCATGTGGCTTAGCTACTCATTTTGTCCATGCAGCggtaaaatcataattatttaattgtcgAGTTAACTTGTAAACTCAAATtggtatatatttttagatatgcttttgagttaatttaaaaataaatttgtttatttttacgTAAAGTAAGTAGAATCAACTGCAAAATTAATAAGATCATATAAGATCATATAGAATGACGAGTTTAAAACAATTatcaagtttaaaaattatatatttaattgaatacatcaaaattaatgacaataacttaaatatttatgttttataatatttatttttatgaacaatataattataaattttatttatttaaaattatataattttgtaaacttatttgaattaagatattatttatataattttttatctaaaattaatttttatgaatttatgaGTTGAGTTtagtaattgaatttaatttactCTCAAGACATTAGGTAAACTCTGAAACTTGATAACCTTGgaaaaaactatatttagttaatatctttttattttacctatacaAGCAATAAATTCTCATGCAGTGAAATAATTATTGTTCCCAATCTTTAttcaaatgataaaattgaattcttgtgaataaatttgtaattttattttattattttctgtgTAACAGAAGCTAAATACAGTAGAAAGTCTTCTACAAAATGTTACTTCGGATGTAACAATGGCGACACTTATAGAAACATGCACAGATAAAGCAGTTCTGAAGGAAGATAGTTCGTTTAAAAGGTAAATTatgataatgaaattataattaatcgTCTTCTTAAGATTAAATTCGtgcacatataatataattgacAGCTAATCAATGCTGATTTGTCACAAAAAAATAGATTGGAGACTATAAACAATTGTTTCTCAAAAGAGACTGTGGAAGAAATCATTATATGCTTggtaagtaaaaatattaagatgtgaattttattttttttttgttttttttttctaatttttgtctttctatgaaattatttgaattatataggAAAAGGAATTAGAAAATGGAGCAGAAGAATGGATAAAAAATGCATTAAGTTCCATGAGTTCGTCTTGTCCCTTAAGCctcaaaatatttcttaaatcgGTAAGCATATgatcagaagaaaaaaatgaaattaatttgcTTAATTATGATctttatgaaaataactattaattaagtatgattaatcgattaaatacaTTGTATTATTTCCTTTTTGTCTAATTAGATAAGATTGGGCCGTGTTCAAAACTTTAAACAATGCCTTTACCGGGATTACATTATTAGTGCTCACCTGCTAAGAAGAACTGTTAGCAATAATTTCTACGaggtaattaatttttttttagcatCTCCATTTAAtgatttaacaatattttttttatttattttcagtgtATAAAGTAgggtttatatataaaattattagctctttttttttctggattTTATTAAACTCATCAAACACATTTTAGGGTTCAAGAGCAAAGCTGTTTAGCAAAGACAACAAACCAAAGGTAagagtattattttaattatatacatttattttttattattatggtgtgttaatgaataatttgaccttcctattttattttttccgattttgttttattaattagtgGGAACCATCGAAGTTAGAATTGGTTAGCGATGAAATGGTTGATCAGTGTTTGAGAAATATCGACGACGAGGATTTGGAGTGTTTGGAACTTCCTGATCATAGAATTGAAAGCAGATTGTAGAATTTCAAGAATGAAGAAAATTGGATTTGTTTACGTTTTGAgagaatgtttttttttggttaaatatgtttttagtctctatactttggggcaattttggttttagtccctctttaattcttcaactttagaaaactctgattttaatccttttttaccaaatttttttaactttatttgttgtttcaaacgcgtttctcagttaacattgaagcaaaaatgtgtcaaacagtgtaaatcatccaaatgctataatgaaacgtactTTATAGAccgcaaataaagttaaaaaaatttgataaaaaggattaaaaccagagttttctaaagttgaaggactaaattgtaccttagtttgaaaatggactaaaaccaaaatcaccccaaagtatagggactaaaaacatatttaacctttttttttcaatttcaataaataattacagaagtaattaaactttttaattgtATACTTGTACCCACCTTcatatgtatttttgttttatcctAAATATggattaaataattattattaaaaattataataataaaaacatgataTTGAATAGCAAGTATAAATATTGTAAGGATTTGTGTAAATTTGGTGGACATTCATTCAACGAGTTAAacattgaaagagaaaataaaaaattattgataaaattaaggGTTTACGTATTTaacattctcaaaattaatagtaagatattttcatttgataatatattttcgTAGACTTATTAGACTTAttagtcaaatcaattcattttctttattcttctcATTTTTATAGTCTATggttttttaactaaaaatataagaaatataggtaagaaaatccaaaattatcttaatctctttatatcatattattttctctttctttaacgatatttgttattatacttAGATTAAATGTCATGTATTAGTTTTCCATCTTAGAACTAAAGTTCTTATGTTAATTGATTGATACCAAAAATTATGTGTTATTGagacatattttaaaaaactcttatttaattattgaaataaataacacATCAATGTTACCATCATAAcacacattattattattattttatcttttctatcacttttttttctcattttctttttgttttcttgaatttcattttctctcagttccttctttttattattttttctctcatctccatatctttaatttcctttttcttttctcattttctctttaattttgttttctatcatttacttctcttttatttcttttttcctctcaTCTTCTTTGAATTCTTTCTCTTcaatattcttctttttctccatcTCTCTCACTCATCATAATTAGAAGCATTATAACGCCTGTACTTTTCGATATAAAGCTTAAGaatgctaaaaaaaattatccgaAACATCTTAAAAtgtatatgaaatttttaaactaaaataaatacaaaaattatattgtaaGTGCACTAgttcaaggaaaaaaaatatggcAGCTGTTATTTTCCACAATCGATAGGATTGTATTAACGTTACATTTTAGGATGAggtaaaaaagaatttttatttctcagTTATAAATCGAAGCAAAAAGGTCTAGATTATACTTTGGTTAAAATAATCGAAACACtaagtcataaaaaaaattaggtttaagtTGTTAGAAGAACCgttataatagattttttttgtcttgatCTCACAAACAACTGAAATAATAGATTATAtctgatttaatataattatttaattttaaaggtcAACGATATCAATTGTGAAAAGAACCAATGTCACAGACCATTTTGCTTcagttataaaaataactgaggttaaaagttttttttttttttaaatatttttatattgactCTTAAACAGATAATGTTTGTACCAAGCTTGTCTCTCCCAGTGGTCGAGAGTAGCATGGACTAGAAACAAAGGAGTAAATGTAGAGTGTGTTTTGTTCATCTCCTATTTGCATGTTATTATCCAACACCATGTAGCTTCCAACCTGCATTCACcgtaacattttaaaatataaacaaaagtatTAAGCTTTATTTTCGTTATAGagaaaaaatttgaaacaacTTAGGAATAAACTAAATGAGCACAATCAAAGACAGAGTCTGGTTTACATGAGTCACCATACTATCGAAATCACGAACCAAACTATCATCTACAATTACATACAAAAACTGAAGCATATTACGCGAATTAATATGGCAAATCTACACTATTGCGCAaagatgcaaaaaaaaaaaaaacacaatgaaaatCACACTCACCACAATGGTAGAAACAAACAAAGCAACGACGACAATGAGCAATGAACATATTACGACAACGAGAATAAGGTGCGAAGCAATGATGACAGTCGAAGAATGGATGACGACACTCATTAACAGAGAGGAAGAATAGAAGTGTGAAATGCTATCCTGCATTTCCTTTTACGAACAAAACCCTAAGTGAAACATATGCAacaattatttgtaataatcgaAGAccttgttattaaaaaaaaagtgataattttgaaattttaattaacctTTAACCTCAATTGTTTAGAGAATAGTTGTAGAAAAGTTTAAATAACCAATATGATATATGttgtattaagaaaaaataataaaataataattcttaaaagaaaattgaaatttttgtgaCTCATGGTTGCACGCGACAATAACCTTTCCTCCAAAATTGTCCACAAGATTAAAACGAGGACAAAAGATAACGATGAATTGTTTGTCTTCACAAAGGAGGTTCATGAAGGTCTCTTAATTTGCATTGAATAGGAACAAACGGTGTATCTTTGGTAGTACGATAAGACAAAGGACGAGGTGGACGTGCAATGGGACCAATATGGGATGcataactttatttaattttgatgtgttaaatcattaattttaatttaaaaaaaaaagaaagaaatcagtaaacaaattaaataaaattatgtaaagaAAAAGTCACTTTGTCCACacccatatataaatataaaggtgttcttgaaatttttttgaaactgcatttttataaaacttagaACCATTGCTTGTTGTTCAAGATAATGTCACAGATGGACCAAGCAATTTAATGTGTTTGgaaatagaattttaaaataatcatttatttttataaagaattttaaatattttattagaaaaaaatatttttttttttaaatttcaaatcttataattttacaaaaataatcgaatatttaaaattacaaatatttaaattttatttaaaataaaaaatttgaaattattttatttttatattaatatgttatttgtatttgtatttttccttcaactcaATTTTAGTCAGGATTTTGTCGATTTGATTGGGATCAGAATTCATAAGAATTTTACATGATTTAAATCGTCCAATTTATATTCTATATGCTGAGTTTGATTTTCGCCAAAGTGGCTTTAATTTGACTAAAATAAAGCCATTGATGATTTAGTTGACGTTTTAATgacacattttaatattttttataaatattaacaaatattttacttaaattaaatgtgattggatttattattttgttaatatataagttaaaatttccTCGATCAATATTAGTAAGGCTAATGTTATTTTTCGTTTAGttagttaaaattttttagaaactaatttcttttattgatgttTTGCAATAATTCATTttgtcaaatatattttaaattgaagtttTACTTCTTCAAATATATTTAGATGCCAatctacatttttttaaagtgatAAATAACTCACAATCAAAGCAAATCATAGGTAAATTTTAGCCATATTAAGTTTTACgtctataataaaaatgatataaatatttctatatttgaaactctcatttcaGAAAGTGATATTTTGTGACCCAAATGTAgctcatttatttaattaacataGTTTTGTATAACTtgaacacatttttttataattcaagtTTATTAAACGATAGACAACCCAAACTAATTATGAGTTTGTTCAGTCAACTTCCAACCACAGTTCAGGGTTTCAGTTTCATAATAACATATTCTGTAAGGGATTACAATTGGCCAAAATCTCAGACATTTggaatacaatataaaaaagagaaaatataaatattttaaggttGTGAAAGAAATAGTtgatgaaataaagaaaatatagagaTAGTAGAATGTGGAGAAAATGTAGAAATAGTAGTTAAAAGAAGTGTTATAGTTCTCTTTGTTGTAGTAGATGTTTGCTTACTTTGTTTCTTTCCGCTTGATTACAAATGATTCAGTCATTCATATTTATACTAGTGTCACCTCCTCAACCAATAGTACTTTGCTACCACAACATTAATCTAAGGGTTATTATTCATTCtttagagttttctaaaacatTCTTATAATTCTAAACTTATCTAAATATCTTCTTATATAAGCATCtctagatatttttataaattgttctAGAATgtttttagataaaatttttCAAGAATTCTATTTTGAGCTTTCTCTAGTCTTGGACTTTCTCTAATTTTAGATTTATAGGTCCAATTTACGTTCcaactctcttttttatttagagtttctataatttttcatgaatcactagtgcagaaatAGCTTTAGATGTATGTTCTTTTGAGTTTTTAACGTCTATTAACCAACCAACGTCAttaccggtgacgtcaatgggacgtcggatatccatataacagacgtctataatgacgttagttagtgccatgtccgacgtcactaGAGGTTGGTATAGGCCTAAcccgacgtctaaaggcacaatatagacgtcggactacgcattaaccgacgtctaaaaacacataaagatttcgaacatgtcactaaccaacgtctaacgtaactatagacgtcgatccttgcattaaccgacgtctaatatagtCGTTGTGTattagtgcaattttgttcctgtctttggatagcctagtagcacactctgcttttgctagtttcccccgaaaaaagcttgcgtcttttgaatttctcatggcatttcaatcagaaaccgaacctgggttcttgcttagttccattttcaatcgcaagaggaaaaaattacggtgaaacgataactaggcaatgacccagggtcgtttttgggtcgaaacgtcaccagaaatccaaaagacaccgctttttctgggaggcagctagcaacggaagaatgtggtactacgttaccccaagaaaggaacaaaactgcactaaaacacaacacaaaggaaacaaattttaatcagttgaaccagaagataatcgatgaaagactgaacaaagtttaaacggtaaccataaaaaaaacgcacttgggatgcaatgccgcaagagagaaaaaggagaggaggaagacgatgatgttatcagaaacaataatgcaatgccataagagagaaaaaaggagaggagcagagaaaaaggagaggaggaagacgatgatatcagaaactgcaatgtcgcgaagagtttgtggtttatttaacatgaaatgggACGTCGGTTGCaacagaaaccgacgtctatagtcccatagacgtcagttatctAACTAATCGGACGtcaaagataacttttaatttgattttttaaatgcatattagacgtcggttattgcgCTGAACTGATTGACAtttcatttcctgtcagggaagtagACGACAGTTATCcagggcgccgacgtctataacaatatagacgtcggagcTCTGTTATCGGACGTCGAAGTGCCTGCAAGTTTGGTAAACAtcattaattacaggcacatagaagTCACCCACCGagaaatccgacgtctatattgtaGAAATTGATGTCTTTCCGCCTTCCGGACAGGCCATAGATATCGGTTCTTTACTacatgacgtctaagcgcctcaGAATCAGGTGAAGAACATTAATTGCAGGCAAGTAGACATTGGCCACCCAGAACAACCGACATCAATCGGGCAGATAAGCCTGTCTTCTCGTCTACCTTAGGCCATTGGACATCGATTTAGGGCAGAGCAAACGTCTACTATATCATAGACGTTGTTTGTCCTAGAAACTGACGTCTTGgtgaccaacttatttacgataatgtcaCCGTCCATTAATATACGTCGGCTGTCCTCTAGCCGACGTCTTttggggtgacgttaaacagcgtttttgcactagtgaatttTCATTACActttaattaaatgatataatagATGGTTTCAATTGCATAACTAATCAATACAACATCGATCGAATGAAAGGATAACTTAAACTGTACTTAATTTTACAGAATCATTGTACACCCGAAACCATAACAGATGGTTTCAGTTGGGTAACACATCAAACATACATTATAACATTCTATGAAGGTATAACTTAAGCTGTACTTAATTTTACAGAAGCATTATACACTCCGAACCATTCTAGCAAAAGTAGAAGAGATATGAAAACCTCATATGGCTTTAAAATACCCTTTACAATCATAAGCTGCGCAAAAGGTTTCAATAGCCGTCATGGCCAAGAGAAGAAAGGTGGAAAGAAGTGTGAAGAACTTCCATGATCTGTACACATAATCCGTTGAGGCCTTGAAGAAGTTGGCCTTCCTCTTATCATTGTAGTACTTGTTCACTTTATTAATAGTCTCATCTAACTTGTATGTTTTGGCGGGTCGAATGGATTTGCTCATTCCGTTGAATAGTTCATCAATTTCTTCCACAGCGAGACTGCTACCTGACTCTATGATCCCTGCCTTCATCAGCAGCTTCACATCCTTCACACTGTCTACGATTCCCCTCATCAGTTCTGTGTACCTNGTGAAGATGAGAAAGTCTGGTTGGGTCAAGGCCTCGTAAGCCACGAGGTTTCTCATTATCACTTCAGAGTTCACATCCAGTTTCACCACAGGGAGGTAAAATATGCCCTTTGTTTCGTCAAATTCAATGGCCATGTTGCCACCTTCCACGGGTTGGAAAATGACCCCGGCTGAATGAAGTTCACGCACACAAGGGACGTTGATAATCATAtgaacttcttcttcttcttcttcttcttcttctttttcttcttcatcttcagaAGAAGATCTTGAATTATTTGACGAAAGAATATCAAGTCGAGAGGACACTTTTATTATTCGATCTAGTTGTCGTTTAAAGGGTTTCCCAAGAGGAATATTCTTCACGCGCTTCAACTTCCTCAAAGAGCGTAATGTCCATGTTAATACACCTCTAACTTTCTTAAAGGAAATTGCTATGGCTTCATAATTTGGGCTTTCCTGGACCTCAGGAGTACCTGTGGTAGAGTTAATGTTAATTACCACGAAAATAATTAGCTAGGTAGTCCAACATCACTATGATGTCTCCATGATTCTATTAAAGAAGAAACTTATAATCTGGTGTATATCTTGCACTATCAATTCATTGAATGTGAAGTCTATCAAATAGTCGTGTATTAGACGCAATAGTACTAGACCGAATGAAAACAGAAACGAAAataacaacaatcaaatatCGTGGCCGAGTTGCTACAGAACCGACTTGCTAcagtaaaataataacaattaagaTTTTAACCTAGCTTCTACAGTATGTAATATAAACTATCCAGATCAGTGGAAGAAACATGaatgttgaaaataaaagattccTAGTGGGAAAACGTGAATTTGAGAAGACTCCTACAGAATTACAAAAGCaactttttctaatttaagtttatgtaACATATTCTCGCAAATTTTTACAAGAAAATGATAATAACAGTCATGTGAAGATTATAAAGACCTAGTTTTGAATCATCTTATAAAATATGTGTATCTACACATACCTTCAGTTGGATCAGGTATCGGTGTTTCAGAGTTTACGGCATCAGAGACGACCAAATGGTACATGAGATCCAAGACATGGCAATGCTTTGATACAGCTTCAGAAGATGTGACGCTGTGAGTAAACTTAAGTGGAGAGTGTTGTTTACAGAATGACAAGAGCATCGAACCCAAGTACTCTTGAACAGAATGAGTAGGTTCGGAGCTTTCAAACTGCAAGATATTCAACAAGGAGAACATTGGAATTTGGTTCTCCACCATGAGGATGTCCCTTANGATGGCATCCTTGGTTAGTGTCAGACCACGACAATGAGTTTGTTCTCCTAATCCCCTCATGAAAGAGCCAGATTGTCTGTCATTGACATACTTGTGGAAGAAATTCAACAAGAACAAAGCATCAATGCCCACTGTGTATAACAAGGTTTCATCTTTGATGCTCAAGTGTTTGTGGTACGCAGCACGGATGAAGATTGCTGAGTCGCGGAATTCTTGGACTACTTGTTTGAGTTCATGTTTGTTGAAGTGGTCTAGAACCGTTTTGGCAGCAAAAATCTTGATCCTTTCCATGGGATAGAGCTCGGGGCGAAAGTGAGTGTATGGACCAATGGCTACAAATTGAGGAACAAAGGCTTCTGGCTTCCCACAGCTCAGAGATTTGGGAACATGGAATATGCAAACAGGTATTCTTTTCAAGACTGAGTGGTGGCTTTCACTTACGATTTCGTTTACTCGAATCACCCAACAGTCTTCATCGTATTCTGAATTGAAGATTGAAGAATCCATTCGGATTTACCTTAATTTTTCTGATGAATTGCTCTATCAAATACCTGTTACTGTGTAATTCTTGGATTTTCGAAACCAAGAAATTTTATGTACGGGCCAttgcttctctttctcttctctatAATGGCTTTTAGTTTTTTCGTTTCT
Coding sequences:
- the LOC106757180 gene encoding 3-hydroxyisobutyryl-CoA hydrolase 1-like; protein product: MALSFNFDKEAHQVLFTGNSCVKTVTLNRTQKLNTLSFDMICQIKRYLQMYEKDPSVKLVILKANGKAFCAGGDIVSATVCSLAGHWTSSLFFYKKLLALVYLMATYAKPTVSLINGIVMGAGAGLSMNTKFRVVTEKAIFAMPEVSIGHVPDVGSSYFLSRLPGYFGEYIGLTGARLDGAEMVACGLATHFVHAAKLNTVESLLQNVTSDVTMATLIETCTDKAVLKEDSSFKRLETINNCFSKETVEEIIICLEKELENGAEEWIKNALSSMSSSCPLSLKIFLKSIRLGRVQNFKQCLYRDYIISAHLLRRTVSNNFYEGSRAKLFSKDNKPKWEPSKLELVSDEMVDQCLRNIDDEDLECLELPDHRIESRL
- the LOC106779804 gene encoding putative UPF0481 protein At3g02645, yielding MDSSIFNSEYDEDCWVIRVNEIVSESHHSVLKRIPVCIFHVPKSLSCGKPEAFVPQFVAIGPYTHFRPELYPMERIKIFAAKTVLDHFNKHELKQVVQEFRDSAIFIRAAYHKHLSIKDETLLYTVGIDALFLLNFFHKYVNDRQSGSFMRGLGEQTHCRGLTLTKDAIXRDILMVENQIPMFSLLNILQFESSEPTHSVQEYLGSMLLSFCKQHSPLKFTHSVTSSEAVSKHCHVLDLMYHLVVSDAVNSETPIPDPTEGTPEVQESPNYEAIAISFKKVRGVLTWTLRSLRKLKRVKNIPLGKPFKRQLDRIIKVSSRLDILSSNNSRSSSEDEEEKEEEEEEEEEVHMIINVPCVRELHSAGVIFQPVEGGNMAIEFDETKGIFYLPVVKLDVNSEVIMRNLVAYEALTQPDFLIFTRYTELMRGIVDSVKDVKLLMKAGIIESGSSLAVEEIDELFNGMSKSIRPAKTYKLDETINKVNKYYNDKRKANFFKASTDYVYRSWKFFTLLSTFLLLAMTAIETFCAAYDCKGYFKAI